From Montipora foliosa isolate CH-2021 chromosome 6, ASM3666993v2, whole genome shotgun sequence, a single genomic window includes:
- the LOC138006873 gene encoding uncharacterized protein has product MEALMILLRRLVYPNRWCDLVPVFGRDEPQLSLIFNKVMDDIYERFNHLLTSLDLVWLDPELFSQAVEAKGAPLHQCWGFIDGTPRPIARPIRNQRIMFSGHKRTHCLKFQSVQAPNGIIAHMFGPIEGRRHDAFMLGVSGLADKLERLQTPTGEPYVIYGDPAYGITRNILAPFRGVRLTNDEQLFNTQMSKVRTCVEWGFGKICQNFAFMDFKKNLRVLLQPVGKYYLVASILVNCHTCLYGSQTSTYFNLEPPSLERYLSNH; this is encoded by the exons ATGGAAGCCCTCATGATTCTACTGAGAAGACTTGTGTACCCCAATCGATGGTGCGACCTTGTTCCAGTGTTCGGAAGGGATGAACCTCAACTCAGTcttattttcaacaaa GTGATGGATGATATCTATGAGCGGTTCAATCATTTGCTCACGTCATTAGACCTAGTTTGGCTAGATCCAGAGTTGTTCTCTCAGGCAGTTGAAGCAAAAGGTGCCCCCTTACACCAGTGCTGGGGGTTTATTGATGGGACACCAAGGCCTATTGCACGCCCTATAAGAAATCAGAGAATTATGTTCAGTGGACACAAGAGAACacattgtttaaaatttcag TCAGTACAAGCACCAAATGGCATTATTGCTCACATGTTTGGCCCCATAGAGGGACGAAGGCATGATGCCTTTATGCTTGGGGTCAGTGGTCTTGCTGATAAGCTTGAAAGACTTCAGACACCGACGGGAGAACCTTATGTCATATATGGTGACCCTGCATATGGAATAACCCGCAACATTCTAGCACCATTTCGTGGAGTCCGATTGACAAATGATGAACAGTTGTTCAACACTCAAATGAGCAAAGTAAGAACATGTGTTGAGTGGGGCTTTGGCAAAATATGCCAAAACTTTGCCTTCATGGATTTCAAAAAAAACCTGAGAGTTTTGCTTCAGCCAGTTGGAAAGTACTATTTAGTTGCTTCTATCTTGGTGAACTGCCACACATGCCTGTATGGGTCCCAAACAAGCACCTACTTTAACCTAGAACCACCATCTCTTGAAAGATATCTTTCAAACCACTAG